One genomic window of Biomphalaria glabrata chromosome 9, xgBioGlab47.1, whole genome shotgun sequence includes the following:
- the LOC129928069 gene encoding uncharacterized protein LOC129928069, which yields MGHFLISRFIDTPSKLWGYLFAIQNGAQVILDTECNAQVETISQSFHINKHHQSGLFHNSSSIFNPFYHYGITDAFPLESVIYRPTNRDVRNISKETNSDIFYIADWNSVPIRQGVLVSKTTCYKYKQETVITSNAISSSPVAVGYPSFAPYSTGPTIFFKKVFPLLFLPPNLDLPRRQLFRTLLINAFTKNTQINSAFYNVDTHLDTNNDCILLSSHQVNLQSKSSFPCLNVEFCSISEYGCNIQELFHKISSCLVKQFLPRENVSAMKLLITAWGEDLQKFEMNEEVNSDNDNKVMFKTVYKIPQQVNLFRNISYDIVKTILKDVISLCGVQKTKSWDPIKNILHPLIDDILLIVVFNYNNVYNSLGFNEYLHRQYFKYIIYCVPSVSNFQNYTEKTGFHYVSFIEGLADDGLADDGLAEEGWYFFYQCVSAAMKLDLPVKGYLQIGDDVLLNSWNILTIPRNEMMVFSEEKYVDLYKDDPDFQWDYWETGQKDIQNVISELQKLSSGDEDFSKAYPLVNVTYFATNFLQNLQGNLEPNFVAYGATDIFYVPKVLKNEYITASELFRKYHCMVELALRNIYLGLKRPREQKFLFEGRALWDADREKPWVYFNGVNDTFIHPYKWLRDAWKKEGRRFACRRYLPLHSLRKPS from the coding sequence ATGGGCCACTTTTTGATATCGCGCTTTATCGATACCCCCTCCAAACTATGGGGCTATTTATTTGCGATACAAAATGGGGCACAGGTTATTCTTGACACTGAATGCAACGCTCAAGTGGAAACTATTTCACAAAGTTTCCACATCAACAAACACCACCAATCGGGTCTCTTTCATAACAGCTCATCTATATTCAATCCCTTTTATCACTATGGCATTACGGATGCTTTTCCACTTGAGTCTGTAATATACAGGCCTACAAATAGAGATGTCAGAAACATTTCAAAAGAGACAAACTCGGACATTTTCTATATAGCGGACTGGAACTCGGTCCCTATAAGACAAGGTGTTTTGGTTTCCAAGACGACATGTTACAAATATAAACAGGAAACAGTAATAACATCGAATGCTATATCTTCATCACCTGTTGCCGTTGGATACCCAAGTTTCGCACCCTACAGCACTGGACCaacgattttctttaagaaAGTTTTTCCGTTGCTATTTCTTCCTCCAAATTTAGATTTACCAAGAAGACAACTTTTCAGAACTCTCTTAATAAACGCGTTTACAAAAAATACCCAAATAAACTCAGCTTTCTACAACGTCGATACCCATCTCGATACCAACAACGATTGCATCCTATTATCAAGTCATCAAGTTAATCTTCAATCTAAATCAAGTTTCCCTTGTTTGAATGTAGAATTCTGCTCCATCTCAGAATATGGTTGCAATATTCAGGAATTATTTCATAAGATTTCGTCTTGCTTAGTAAAACAATTTCTTCCACGAGAAAACGTCTCAGCCATGAAATTATTAATCACTGCGTGGGGCGAAGATCTacaaaaatttgaaatgaacGAAGAGGTAAACTCCGACAATGACAACAAAGTTATGTTCAAAACTGTTTATAAAATTCCCCAACAAGTAAATTTATTTCGTAATATTTCTTACGATATCGTGAAAACAATTTTGAAAGATGTTATTTCTCTATGCGGAGTCCAAAAAACTAAAAGCTGGGAtccaattaaaaatatattacatcCGTTAATAGATGATATACTTTTGATCGTAGTTTTTAATTATAACAATGTGTACAACTCCTTGGGGTTTAACGAGTATCTGCATCGCCAGTACTTTAAATATATCATTTACTGCGTGCCCTCTGTCAGTAACTTTCAAAACTACACAGAGAAAACTGGTTTCCATTACGTTTCTTTCATTGAGGGACTGGCAGACGATGGACTAGCAGACGACGGACTGGCAGAAGAAGGCTGGTACTTTTTCTACCAGTGTGTCTCTGCCGCTATGAAGCTAGATCTGCCAGTGAAAGGTTATCTACAGATAGGGGACGATGTTTTATTGAATTCTTGGAACATATTGACAATCCCCAGAAACGAGATGATGGTCTTCTCAGAAGAGAAGTACGTCGACTTATACAAAGATGATCCAGACTTCCAATGGGATTACTGGGAAACTGGCCAAAAGGATATTCAAAACGTAATATCCGAACTTCAGAAGTTATCATCTGGTGATGAAGATTTTTCAAAGGCATATCCACTAGTCAATGTTACCTATTTCGCtaccaattttttacaaaatttacaaGGAAATCTTGAGCCTAATTTTGTGGCCTACGGAGCCACGGATATATTTTACGTTCCAAAAGTTTTGAAGAATGAATATATTACGGCGTCCGAACTATTTCGGAAATATCATTGCATGGTGGAGTTGGCTTTGAGAAACATTTACTTAGGGTTGAAACGACCTAGAGAACAGAAGTTTTTATTTGAGGGGCGTGCGCTTTGGGACGCTGACAGAGAGAAGCCGTGGGTGTATTTTAATGGAGTAAACGATACGTTTATACACCCTTACAAATGGCTCAGAGACGCATGGAAGAAGGAGGGTCGAAGGTTTGCATGCAGAAGATATCTACCATTACACAGTTTAAGAAAACCTTCATAA